A single region of the Lysinibacillus sp. B2A1 genome encodes:
- a CDS encoding ribosome maturation factor RimP — MSKVPSLIEELAKPIVEELNLELVDIEFVKEGRNWFLRVYVDTPEGGIDIGQCAQVSEKLSLLLDEKDPITQNYYLEVSSPGAERPLKKDADFEKAVGKFIYVKTYEPIKDMKEFQGYLTSYNEHTLVMEVSIKTRKITVTIEQEKIALARLAIDFSA, encoded by the coding sequence ATGAGCAAAGTACCATCTTTAATTGAAGAGCTCGCTAAACCAATTGTAGAAGAGTTAAACCTTGAGTTAGTGGACATCGAGTTCGTAAAAGAAGGACGTAACTGGTTTTTACGTGTTTATGTTGATACACCTGAAGGCGGAATTGACATTGGCCAATGTGCTCAAGTAAGTGAAAAACTAAGTCTACTACTGGATGAAAAAGATCCAATTACACAAAACTATTATTTAGAAGTTTCTTCACCTGGAGCAGAACGTCCACTAAAAAAAGATGCTGATTTTGAAAAAGCGGTTGGTAAATTTATTTACGTAAAGACCTATGAGCCCATTAAGGACATGAAGGAATTCCAAGGCTACTTAACGTCATACAATGAACATACATTAGTGATGGAAGTAAGTATTAAAACACGCAAAATAACAGTAACCATTGAACAAGAAAAAATCGCATTGGCACGACTAGCCATCGATTTTTCAGCATAA
- a CDS encoding translation initiation factor IF-2, whose amino-acid sequence MTKIRVHEYAKQVNKTSKEVIEALSKLNVSVTNHMSMLEKDIVSKLNQSFSTSGKKEVKPPTQNISQRTQANGQQKPQQSMRRQEGQMQQSATSKPKANNQQQMRQNSNSSNEKSKNTKGNQNRNMTQNNNNNNNNNNRRGGGGFNQRPKPGIHGGKRRHPKTHQPSVPVKQKELPEKITFVESLSVAELAKKLHREPSEIIKKLFMLGVMATINQELDKDAIELICADYGVEVEEEIRVDITDLETHFEQTEEVNEEELSERPPVVTIMGHVDHGKTTLLDSIRHTKVTAGEAGGITQHIGAYQVTEGDKKITFLDTPGHAAFTTMRARGAKVTDLTILVVAADDGVMPQTVEAINHAKAAEVPIIVAVNKMDKPSANPDRVMQELTEHGLVPEAWGGDTIFVPISALKGEGIDTLLEMILLVAEVGELKANPNRLAIGTVIEAQLDKGRGSVATLLVQDGTLKVGDPIVVGHAYGRVRAMVNDKGRRVKEAGPSTPVEITGLNDVPQAGDRFVVFEDEKTARQVGETRAMSAIQAQRSEKQRVTLDNLFEQMSQGEMKELNLIVKADVQGTVEAMAASLMKIDVEGVNVKIIHTGAGAITESDISLAAASNAIVIGFNVRPDVNAKRAAEQEGVDIRLHRIIYKVIEEIEQAMKGMLDPEFEEKIIGQAEVRQTIKVSKVGTIAGSYVTDGKVTRDSGVRVIRDNVVIFEGELDTLKRFKDEVKEVAKGYECGITITNFNDIKEGDIIEAYIMEEVKRV is encoded by the coding sequence ATGACCAAAATCAGAGTTCATGAATATGCAAAACAAGTGAATAAAACGAGTAAAGAGGTTATTGAAGCACTAAGTAAATTAAATGTGAGTGTAACAAATCACATGTCTATGTTAGAAAAGGACATTGTGTCGAAGTTAAACCAATCATTTAGTACATCAGGAAAAAAAGAAGTGAAACCACCTACTCAAAACATATCACAAAGAACACAAGCAAATGGCCAACAAAAACCACAGCAATCGATGAGAAGGCAAGAAGGGCAAATGCAACAATCTGCTACTTCTAAGCCTAAAGCAAACAATCAGCAACAAATGCGTCAAAACTCAAATTCGTCTAACGAAAAATCTAAGAATACTAAAGGTAATCAAAATCGAAATATGACACAAAATAATAATAATAATAACAATAATAATAATCGTAGAGGTGGCGGTGGTTTTAACCAACGTCCAAAACCAGGAATTCACGGAGGCAAACGTCGCCATCCAAAAACACATCAACCATCAGTACCAGTGAAACAAAAGGAATTACCAGAAAAAATTACATTCGTTGAATCACTATCTGTTGCGGAATTAGCAAAAAAACTACATCGTGAACCATCAGAAATCATTAAAAAGTTATTTATGCTCGGTGTGATGGCAACAATTAACCAAGAATTAGATAAGGATGCAATTGAATTAATTTGTGCAGACTATGGTGTAGAAGTTGAAGAAGAAATTCGTGTAGATATTACGGATTTAGAAACGCACTTCGAACAAACAGAAGAAGTTAATGAGGAAGAATTATCAGAACGTCCTCCTGTCGTAACAATTATGGGTCACGTTGACCATGGTAAAACGACGTTATTAGACTCTATTCGTCATACAAAAGTTACAGCAGGAGAAGCTGGTGGTATTACACAGCATATCGGTGCTTACCAAGTAACTGAAGGCGACAAAAAAATTACGTTCCTTGATACACCAGGTCACGCTGCTTTTACAACAATGCGTGCACGTGGAGCAAAAGTAACAGACTTAACAATTTTAGTGGTAGCTGCGGATGATGGTGTCATGCCTCAAACGGTAGAAGCTATTAATCATGCAAAAGCAGCAGAAGTACCAATTATTGTTGCTGTCAATAAAATGGATAAACCTTCAGCGAACCCTGATCGTGTGATGCAAGAATTAACAGAGCATGGTCTTGTTCCAGAGGCTTGGGGCGGAGATACAATTTTTGTACCGATTTCTGCATTAAAAGGCGAGGGAATTGATACATTACTTGAAATGATTTTACTTGTTGCAGAAGTAGGCGAATTAAAAGCGAACCCTAACCGTCTAGCTATAGGTACAGTTATTGAAGCACAGCTTGATAAAGGTCGTGGTTCAGTTGCAACGCTGTTAGTACAGGATGGAACACTAAAAGTAGGAGACCCGATTGTTGTTGGTCATGCTTACGGGCGAGTACGTGCGATGGTAAATGATAAGGGCCGTCGTGTGAAGGAGGCTGGACCATCAACGCCAGTAGAAATTACTGGTTTAAATGATGTACCACAAGCTGGTGACCGCTTCGTTGTTTTTGAAGATGAAAAAACAGCACGTCAAGTCGGTGAAACACGTGCAATGTCTGCCATTCAAGCACAACGTTCTGAAAAACAGCGCGTAACATTGGATAATCTATTTGAACAAATGAGCCAAGGTGAAATGAAAGAACTTAACCTCATCGTGAAGGCTGACGTTCAAGGTACTGTTGAAGCAATGGCTGCATCTTTAATGAAAATTGATGTAGAAGGCGTTAACGTAAAAATTATTCACACAGGCGCAGGAGCAATTACAGAATCAGATATATCTCTTGCTGCGGCATCAAATGCCATTGTAATTGGTTTTAACGTTCGTCCAGACGTTAATGCAAAACGTGCAGCAGAACAAGAAGGCGTAGATATTCGTTTACACCGTATTATTTATAAAGTAATTGAAGAAATTGAACAAGCGATGAAAGGTATGCTTGATCCAGAGTTTGAAGAAAAAATTATTGGTCAAGCAGAAGTACGTCAAACAATTAAAGTTTCTAAAGTTGGTACTATCGCTGGTTCGTACGTAACAGACGGAAAAGTAACGCGTGATTCTGGCGTACGTGTCATTCGTGATAATGTAGTTATTTTTGAAGGTGAGTTAGATACTCTAAAACGTTTCAAAGATGAAGTGAAAGAAGTTGCGAAAGGGTACGAATGTGGTATTACAATTACAAACTTCAATGATATTAAAGAAGGCGACATTATTGAAGCCTATATTATGGAAGAAGTTAAACGCGTCTAA
- a CDS encoding 30S ribosome-binding factor RbfA has translation MSLRSNRVAEQMKKELGDILGRKIKDPRVGFVTVTGVEVTGDLQQATIYITSLGNEREREETLKALVKASGFIRSEIGSRIRLRRTPELIFEFDSSIEYGNRIDTLLRGLHEE, from the coding sequence ATGTCTCTACGCTCAAACCGTGTTGCTGAGCAAATGAAAAAAGAACTCGGTGATATTCTTGGCCGTAAAATAAAAGATCCGCGTGTTGGGTTTGTTACTGTTACGGGTGTTGAGGTAACAGGTGATTTACAGCAAGCGACTATTTATATTACATCTTTAGGCAATGAACGTGAACGAGAAGAAACGCTTAAAGCTTTAGTAAAAGCTTCTGGTTTTATTCGTTCAGAAATCGGTTCCCGTATCCGATTACGCCGTACACCAGAATTAATCTTTGAATTTGATTCATCGATTGAATATGGGAACCGTATTGATACATTGCTACGAGGTCTACACGAAGAATAA
- a CDS encoding DUF503 domain-containing protein produces the protein MIVYAEVEFIIQTAHSLKEKRAVLQRMITRTKQKFNVSIAEIDHQNVWQRTKLALVAVSSSKEAAEREINHALHFLQSNPSWEQLNVWRDYL, from the coding sequence ATGATTGTCTACGCAGAGGTTGAATTCATCATTCAAACTGCCCATTCGTTAAAGGAAAAACGTGCTGTCTTACAGCGTATGATTACCCGCACAAAGCAAAAATTTAATGTATCTATTGCGGAAATTGACCATCAAAATGTATGGCAGCGCACGAAATTAGCACTTGTTGCTGTTTCTTCTTCAAAAGAAGCAGCCGAGCGAGAAATTAATCATGCGCTTCATTTCTTACAGTCAAATCCGTCATGGGAACAGCTCAATGTGTGGCGAGACTATTTATAA
- the nusA gene encoding transcription termination/antitermination protein NusA (modifies transcription through interactions with RNA polymerase affecting elongation, readthrough, termination, and antitermination), which translates to MSSDLLDALTALEEQKGISREVLIEAIEAALVTAYKRNFNQAQNVRVDLNLDKGSIRVFSRKDVVEEVEDDRLQISLEDAKAINPAYQLEDVVEQEVTPRNFGRIAAQTAKQVVTQRVREAERGLIYEQYVDREDDIVTGVVERLDARNIYVGLGKVEAALPVNEQIQGEKYHPHDRIKVYITKVERTTRGPQVIVSRTHPGLLRRLFEMEVPEIYEGIVEIKSIAREAGDRSKISVHAHNEEVDPVGSCVGAKGARVQTIVNELNGEKIDIVEWSEDPVVFVANALSPSKVLDVQVNEEEKSTTVVVPDYQLSLAIGKRGQNARLAAKLTGWKIDIKSETDARELGIYPSATSTFIPAEDDESDFDDVAVDLYQDDEE; encoded by the coding sequence ATGAGTAGTGATTTGTTAGATGCGCTAACTGCGCTAGAAGAACAAAAAGGAATTTCAAGAGAAGTGTTGATTGAAGCAATTGAAGCGGCATTGGTTACAGCTTACAAACGCAACTTTAATCAAGCACAGAATGTTCGTGTGGACTTAAATTTAGATAAGGGCTCTATTCGTGTCTTTTCGCGTAAAGATGTTGTAGAAGAGGTAGAGGATGATCGTTTACAAATATCTTTAGAGGATGCAAAAGCTATTAACCCAGCTTATCAATTAGAAGATGTGGTTGAACAAGAAGTGACACCTCGTAACTTCGGTCGTATTGCTGCTCAAACAGCGAAACAAGTCGTGACACAACGCGTACGTGAGGCTGAACGAGGCTTAATTTATGAACAATACGTAGACCGTGAAGACGATATTGTTACAGGTGTAGTAGAGCGACTAGATGCTCGCAATATTTATGTAGGTTTAGGTAAAGTTGAAGCTGCACTGCCAGTCAATGAACAAATACAAGGTGAAAAATATCACCCACATGATCGTATTAAAGTTTATATTACAAAGGTTGAGAGAACAACTCGTGGACCTCAAGTCATTGTGTCACGCACACATCCAGGATTATTACGCCGATTATTTGAGATGGAAGTACCTGAAATTTATGAAGGTATTGTAGAAATTAAATCGATTGCTCGAGAAGCGGGAGATCGTTCAAAAATCTCTGTACATGCACACAATGAAGAGGTAGATCCAGTCGGCTCATGTGTAGGAGCAAAAGGTGCTCGTGTTCAAACTATTGTCAATGAATTAAACGGTGAAAAAATCGATATCGTTGAATGGTCAGAAGATCCAGTTGTCTTCGTGGCAAATGCGCTTAGCCCTTCAAAGGTTTTAGATGTTCAAGTAAACGAAGAAGAAAAATCTACAACGGTTGTCGTACCTGACTATCAATTATCTCTTGCAATTGGAAAACGTGGTCAAAATGCACGTTTAGCTGCAAAGCTAACTGGTTGGAAGATTGATATTAAGAGTGAAACAGATGCTCGTGAGCTAGGAATTTATCCATCTGCTACAAGCACTTTCATTCCTGCTGAGGATGATGAAAGTGATTTTGATGATGTAGCAGTTGACTTATATCAAGACGACGAAGAATAA
- a CDS encoding PolC-type DNA polymerase III, which translates to MEQQQEARTRFRMLLQQLELTEDVYMSFFEEGELSRLTVHKKNRLWHFTIKLRGILPFPLYQLFRTHLTEKFSAIAQIHTTFETIEKDVTEELVQAYWLTVVEQIDEMAPTLKNCLASQMPMWNGQKITLSCMQEMEFMMLKTKYAEKLSISYSQFGFPQMAIDFVLQDETEEMIAAQEAFMEQKRLEEAALAQQAIQDYQKREQEKKDNPAIANLGDRPFQLGMHIKDDEIMEIKRIVEEERRVIIEGFVFDTEIKELKSGRSLLQIKMTDYTDSIIVKMFSRDNDDAELMQYLKKGMWIKVRGSVQTDTFIRDLIVMANDINEIKKETRQDKAPEGEKRVELHLHTPMSQMDAVTPVDRLVAQAAKWGHPAVAITDHSVVQSFPDAYAAGKKHGIKVIYGMEANLVDDGVPIAYAPEHQLLTDATYVVFDVETTGLSTAYDTIIELAAVKIKDGNVIDKYESFANPHHPLSATTIELTGITDDMVRNAPEVEQVIKEFHAFIGDGIVVAHNASFDIGFLYTGYKKYELEGTIHPVIDTLELARLLYPTMKNHRLNTLCKKFNIELTQHHRAIYDTEATGYLLLQLLKDADELNIKYHDDFNKHIGGGDAYKKGRPMHCTILAIDNAGLKNLFKIVTHSHTKTFYRVPRVTRAVLEQYREGLLIGSGCSNGEVFETMMNKSPEEAEKVARFYDYIEVQPKAVYAPLIERNVVRDEWTLEDIIRKLVKLGKKLDKPVVATGNVHYLDPTDGMFRQILIGSQGGANILNKSKLPEVHFRTTDEMLKEFDFLGPDFAKEVVVTNSQKIANMIGDVKPIKDDLYTPKIEGSDDEVTNLTYEMAHRIYGDDLPEIVKARIEKELKSILGHGFGVIYLISAKLVKKSLADGYLVGSRGSVGSSLVATFMEITEVNPLPPHYVCPNCKHAEFFDDGSVSSGFDLPNKDCTECGTPYKKDGQDIPFETFLGFKGDKVPDIDLSATRC; encoded by the coding sequence TTGGAACAGCAACAAGAGGCAAGAACGAGATTTCGAATGCTCTTGCAGCAACTAGAGTTAACAGAAGATGTGTATATGTCCTTTTTTGAAGAAGGTGAATTATCACGTTTAACCGTTCACAAAAAAAACAGACTATGGCATTTCACCATTAAATTACGAGGAATACTTCCGTTTCCGTTATATCAGCTTTTTCGTACACATTTAACGGAGAAATTTTCTGCTATTGCTCAGATCCATACAACTTTTGAAACGATAGAGAAAGATGTGACAGAAGAGCTTGTTCAGGCATATTGGTTAACTGTAGTTGAACAAATAGATGAAATGGCGCCAACCCTTAAAAACTGTCTTGCATCTCAAATGCCAATGTGGAATGGTCAAAAGATTACTTTATCCTGTATGCAAGAAATGGAATTTATGATGCTAAAGACGAAGTATGCAGAAAAGCTTTCCATAAGCTATAGTCAATTTGGTTTTCCACAGATGGCTATAGACTTTGTGTTGCAGGATGAAACAGAAGAAATGATTGCAGCACAGGAAGCTTTTATGGAACAGAAGCGCTTGGAAGAAGCGGCATTAGCCCAGCAAGCGATACAAGATTACCAAAAACGGGAGCAGGAGAAGAAAGACAATCCAGCAATTGCGAACCTTGGTGATCGCCCATTCCAGCTGGGAATGCATATTAAAGACGATGAAATTATGGAAATTAAACGTATTGTTGAGGAAGAACGTCGGGTTATTATTGAAGGATTTGTCTTTGATACAGAAATTAAGGAACTGAAAAGTGGTCGCTCATTATTACAAATCAAAATGACCGACTATACGGATTCTATCATTGTCAAAATGTTCTCTCGCGATAATGATGATGCTGAACTGATGCAATATTTGAAAAAGGGTATGTGGATAAAAGTTCGAGGCTCTGTTCAAACAGATACATTTATTCGTGACTTAATCGTGATGGCCAATGACATTAATGAAATCAAAAAGGAAACACGACAGGATAAGGCACCAGAGGGTGAAAAACGTGTTGAATTACACCTCCATACACCAATGAGTCAAATGGACGCTGTTACCCCAGTTGATCGCCTTGTGGCTCAGGCCGCAAAATGGGGGCATCCTGCTGTCGCTATTACAGACCATTCAGTAGTACAATCCTTCCCAGATGCGTATGCAGCAGGAAAAAAACATGGCATCAAAGTAATCTATGGCATGGAAGCAAATTTAGTGGATGATGGCGTGCCAATTGCTTATGCCCCTGAGCATCAATTATTAACTGATGCTACCTATGTTGTATTTGACGTGGAAACAACAGGTCTTTCCACAGCTTATGATACAATCATTGAGCTTGCAGCAGTTAAAATTAAGGATGGAAATGTGATTGATAAATACGAAAGCTTTGCCAATCCACACCATCCGTTATCAGCGACGACCATTGAATTAACGGGTATTACAGACGATATGGTGCGAAATGCGCCAGAGGTGGAGCAAGTCATCAAGGAGTTCCATGCATTTATTGGAGATGGCATTGTTGTAGCTCATAATGCATCATTTGATATTGGCTTTTTATATACAGGCTATAAAAAATATGAGCTAGAGGGCACCATTCATCCAGTCATTGATACGCTGGAGCTTGCCAGATTACTCTACCCGACGATGAAAAATCACCGTTTAAATACACTTTGTAAAAAATTCAATATTGAATTAACTCAACATCACCGAGCTATTTATGATACAGAGGCAACAGGTTACTTACTTTTACAGCTATTAAAAGATGCAGATGAATTAAATATTAAATACCATGATGATTTTAATAAGCATATTGGTGGTGGAGATGCTTATAAAAAAGGAAGACCGATGCACTGCACAATCTTAGCAATAGATAATGCCGGGCTTAAAAATTTATTTAAAATCGTCACTCACTCACATACAAAAACTTTCTATCGTGTGCCTCGTGTTACACGAGCAGTCCTAGAGCAATATAGAGAAGGTTTATTGATCGGATCTGGCTGTAGTAATGGTGAAGTATTTGAGACAATGATGAATAAATCACCAGAGGAAGCTGAGAAAGTTGCAAGATTTTATGATTATATTGAAGTCCAACCTAAGGCAGTGTATGCGCCATTAATTGAGCGTAATGTCGTTCGTGATGAATGGACGCTTGAGGATATTATTCGAAAACTTGTAAAGCTTGGGAAGAAGCTGGATAAACCAGTTGTGGCAACAGGGAATGTTCATTATTTAGATCCGACAGATGGGATGTTCAGACAAATATTAATTGGTTCACAAGGTGGTGCCAACATTTTAAATAAATCAAAGCTACCTGAGGTTCATTTCAGAACGACAGATGAAATGCTCAAAGAGTTTGATTTTTTAGGACCAGATTTTGCAAAAGAGGTAGTTGTTACCAACTCTCAAAAAATTGCAAATATGATTGGTGATGTGAAGCCTATTAAAGACGATTTATATACACCTAAAATTGAAGGCTCAGATGATGAGGTAACAAATTTAACTTATGAAATGGCCCATCGCATTTATGGTGATGACTTGCCTGAAATCGTGAAGGCACGTATTGAGAAGGAACTAAAATCGATTTTAGGTCATGGCTTCGGTGTAATTTATTTAATTTCTGCGAAGCTTGTGAAAAAATCATTAGCTGATGGCTATTTAGTAGGTTCCCGTGGATCTGTTGGATCTTCATTAGTAGCGACCTTTATGGAGATTACTGAAGTAAATCCACTTCCACCTCATTATGTTTGTCCAAATTGTAAGCATGCCGAGTTTTTTGATGATGGTTCTGTTAGCTCAGGCTTTGACTTACCGAATAAAGATTGTACGGAATGTGGAACACCTTATAAAAAGGATGGACAAGATATTCCATTCGAAACATTCCTTGGTTTTAAAGGAGATAAGGTGCCTGACATCGATTTGAGTGCGACACGTTGTTAA
- a CDS encoding proline--tRNA ligase, producing the protein MKQSKTFIPTLREVPADADVKSHKQLLRAGFIRQNTSGVYSYLPLAKRVLSKIENIIREEMEAINSIELLMPALQSAELWQESGRWEKYGPELMRLKDRHDRDFALGPTHEEVITTLVRDEIKSYKKLPLTLYQIQTKFRDEKRPRFGLLRGREFIMKDAYSFHASRESLDETYDDMYRAYSNIFSRLGLNYRAVIADAGSIGGKGTHEFMVLSAIGEDTIAYSDTSDYAANIEMAEVVVDYQASDEALKDVEKVATPDQKTIEEVSAFLNIESSNVIKSLVFDVDGELVVVLARGDHEINDIKLKNALEAGSVELASEAAIQDLLGCGVGSIGPVKLPVDVKVVADNAIKSIRNGVAGANEDGFHLIHVNPERDFAVNNYLDIRFIQEGDPSPDGQDIIKFAEGIEVGHIFKLGTTYSAKMNGTFLDEQGKAQPFIMGCYGIGVSRILAAVAEQFQDENGFIWPTQLAPYDIHVVPVNTKDETQVALADELYGLLKSYRYDVLFDDRAERAGVKFADADLIGLPVRVTVGKKATEGIVEVKFRQTGETFEWKKEEVIDRLNEFFRKN; encoded by the coding sequence ATGAAGCAAAGTAAAACATTTATCCCAACGCTACGTGAAGTACCTGCTGATGCAGATGTTAAATCACATAAGCAATTACTACGTGCAGGGTTTATTCGACAAAATACAAGTGGGGTATACTCGTATTTACCGCTTGCAAAACGTGTGTTATCAAAAATTGAAAATATTATTCGCGAAGAAATGGAAGCCATTAACTCTATAGAATTGTTAATGCCTGCATTACAATCTGCAGAGCTATGGCAGGAGTCTGGCCGCTGGGAGAAATATGGTCCAGAATTAATGCGTTTGAAAGATCGTCATGATCGTGACTTTGCATTAGGGCCTACACATGAAGAGGTCATTACAACTCTTGTACGTGATGAAATTAAATCTTATAAAAAATTACCATTAACACTATACCAAATTCAAACAAAGTTCCGTGATGAAAAACGTCCTCGCTTTGGATTATTACGAGGTAGAGAGTTTATTATGAAAGATGCTTATTCATTCCATGCATCACGTGAAAGCTTAGATGAAACCTATGATGATATGTACCGTGCATACTCTAATATTTTCTCTCGATTAGGTTTAAATTATCGTGCGGTTATTGCGGATGCTGGTTCCATCGGTGGGAAAGGTACGCATGAATTCATGGTGCTTTCTGCTATTGGCGAGGATACAATTGCATATTCTGACACATCTGATTATGCTGCTAACATTGAAATGGCAGAAGTAGTAGTGGACTATCAAGCATCAGATGAAGCATTAAAGGACGTTGAAAAAGTAGCAACACCAGATCAAAAAACAATTGAGGAAGTATCTGCTTTCTTAAATATTGAATCTTCAAATGTGATTAAATCGTTAGTATTTGATGTTGATGGTGAATTAGTCGTTGTACTTGCACGAGGCGATCATGAAATAAACGATATTAAACTGAAAAATGCCCTAGAGGCTGGCTCAGTTGAACTTGCTAGTGAAGCAGCAATTCAAGACCTATTAGGCTGTGGAGTTGGTTCTATCGGTCCAGTTAAATTACCAGTAGATGTCAAGGTAGTAGCGGATAATGCAATAAAATCTATCCGTAATGGGGTAGCTGGTGCAAATGAGGATGGATTCCACTTAATCCATGTAAATCCAGAGCGTGATTTTGCAGTAAATAATTATTTAGATATTCGCTTTATTCAAGAGGGAGATCCATCACCAGATGGACAAGATATCATAAAATTTGCAGAAGGCATAGAGGTTGGTCATATTTTCAAATTAGGGACTACTTATTCTGCAAAAATGAATGGTACTTTCTTAGATGAGCAAGGGAAGGCACAGCCATTTATTATGGGCTGCTATGGTATTGGTGTTTCACGTATTTTAGCTGCTGTGGCTGAGCAATTCCAAGATGAAAATGGTTTCATTTGGCCAACACAATTAGCGCCATATGATATTCATGTTGTACCTGTAAATACAAAGGATGAAACACAGGTAGCCTTGGCAGATGAGCTATACGGCTTATTAAAGTCCTACCGCTATGATGTGCTTTTCGATGATCGTGCCGAGCGTGCTGGAGTTAAATTTGCGGACGCAGATTTGATTGGCTTACCTGTTCGTGTAACCGTTGGTAAAAAAGCAACTGAAGGTATTGTTGAAGTCAAGTTCCGTCAAACAGGTGAGACATTTGAATGGAAAAAAGAAGAGGTTATTGATCGCTTAAATGAATTTTTCCGTAAAAACTAG
- a CDS encoding DUF448 domain-containing protein, which produces MAVNKKVPLRKCVATGEMLPKKEMIRVVRSKEGEVSVDVSGKKSGRGAYVSKSEEAVEIARKKNVLGHQLDVKIPEEIYDELLLLIRRESII; this is translated from the coding sequence ATGGCTGTTAATAAAAAAGTACCTCTTCGAAAATGTGTAGCTACTGGAGAAATGCTACCCAAAAAAGAAATGATTCGTGTTGTTCGTTCAAAAGAGGGCGAGGTAAGTGTGGATGTTTCTGGAAAAAAATCCGGACGTGGTGCTTATGTCTCTAAATCAGAGGAGGCAGTTGAAATCGCCCGCAAGAAAAATGTTTTAGGGCACCAACTTGATGTGAAAATTCCTGAAGAAATTTACGATGAACTACTGTTGCTGATTCGCAGGGAGTCTATTATATGA
- a CDS encoding tRNA pseudouridine(55) synthase TruB, with amino-acid sequence MNGILPLWKERGMTSHDCVFKLRKILRTKKVGHTGTLDPGVEGVLPICIGQATRIAEYLTDAGKTYEAIISIGRTTTTEDAEGETVQQDNTMKKFTRDQLLEVLASLTGVIEQTPPMFSAVKVNGKRLYEYARKGETVERPTRKVSIYALELLDEREIYEGQEITVPVRIACSKGTYIRTLAVQIGEALGYPAHMQELVRTASGTFTQENCFTLSQVAELMEAEQIDRCMLPVEYALTDFPYIEITAANEKEIFNGQVLPADTLLKIHDKIVFGINGKAMAVYQSHPTKEGLMKPHKMFPTIE; translated from the coding sequence ATGAACGGTATTTTACCGCTTTGGAAAGAACGTGGCATGACAAGCCATGATTGTGTTTTTAAATTACGAAAAATTTTACGCACAAAAAAAGTAGGGCATACAGGTACGCTTGATCCAGGAGTAGAGGGTGTTCTGCCAATTTGTATTGGACAGGCAACAAGGATTGCAGAATATTTAACAGATGCAGGAAAAACCTATGAAGCTATTATATCTATTGGTCGAACAACGACAACTGAGGATGCAGAAGGTGAAACAGTTCAACAAGATAACACTATGAAGAAATTCACTCGGGATCAACTATTAGAGGTACTAGCTTCTTTAACAGGTGTGATTGAACAAACACCACCTATGTTTTCTGCGGTCAAAGTCAATGGTAAACGTCTTTATGAATATGCACGTAAGGGGGAAACGGTTGAAAGACCGACACGTAAGGTTTCAATTTATGCTTTAGAGCTTTTAGATGAGAGAGAAATATATGAAGGACAAGAAATTACGGTCCCTGTACGTATAGCCTGTAGTAAGGGGACATATATACGCACATTGGCGGTACAAATCGGGGAAGCACTTGGTTATCCAGCACATATGCAAGAGCTTGTACGTACGGCCTCAGGCACATTTACACAAGAAAATTGCTTTACATTGTCACAGGTTGCTGAGCTGATGGAAGCTGAACAAATTGATAGATGTATGTTACCAGTTGAGTATGCATTAACAGACTTTCCATATATTGAAATCACTGCTGCCAATGAAAAAGAAATTTTCAATGGACAAGTGCTTCCGGCAGATACATTATTAAAGATACATGATAAAATTGTTTTTGGAATCAATGGGAAAGCGATGGCGGTTTATCAATCACATCCTACGAAAGAAGGGTTGATGAAACCACATAAGATGTTTCCGACGATAGAGTAG